In Phoenix dactylifera cultivar Barhee BC4 chromosome 1, palm_55x_up_171113_PBpolish2nd_filt_p, whole genome shotgun sequence, the genomic stretch TAGTTATCAATATCATATGTTATATACTCAAGCAATATGCTGCATGATTTTATTATTGTATATATTTTGCATTCAGAAGAGTGGACTCTCTGTGGCATATCATACTCTGCTCTCTTTTCTGGAGAATCATTGATCTGAATTGCCTGCAAAATCCTATCTCACAGCTCAGGAAGCTCATACTCTATGATGTTTGATCCATCCAAGCAAAGTTTGAGAGGCGGGCTCAGGTGGTTGCAAGGAGAATTATTGTTCTTGAAAATCTagttttttatttgtttgtttcattagaaaattaatggaagtttataattaatttatataaaaaaacctTTCTGCTTACAAGAAAAGTTCCATTTTCATTTGTCCTTTTTCATGAATTTTCTTGCAATTAAGCATACGCTTGCCTCTGTCTGCTAACTTTGGATTTTCTATAATGCTCCTCCAGTGAAGTCCTACCAACTCCAGTTGCTGGATGCTGGTGTCTGGGATCTCACAGGAATCTACCAGTCGATGATTGTGCAATGTCTGCCATGGTTGCATTTGGATCAAATCCAACAGACCTCATTAATCACATCTTTGCCTTGGACTTGCAAGTGAATGTGATTCAAAAATCGAAGACACAGTTGCATCTAATTCCTCCATAAGCCATCCCAGAAAACACTGGTTTGTACCCTTAACCTAAACCATTATCAAAAATAATTATATCCTGTGCCCTACCAGCTTGCCTGAGTTTCTGAGCCCTAATTTCCTCCAGCTGATCCGGATGCTATACGAGCCTTTCTAAATGGTTCGTCGATGTTCAGCCTCTTCAGCATTCTTCTGTATTCTTCAGGCCCAACTGAGATATGACTGGCCAAAATTTCTTTAGATGTGAATTATGTAGTTGAATTTAACTAATATAGACGTAAAAGAGTAGTAGTTAGGAGGGTTTTATCATTTTAACTGAAACTCGATGCGTCTTGGCCTGTTGGATTCTGGATGTATTTCTCCAAATAAACACCATCATTCCAAATGCTGCAGCTGCCTCACTCTTTGCTTGCTATCCTTCCAAATAAACACCATCATTCCAAACTAACACGATAAATTGCACCATCGTTACTAATAGTCTATATCCACCATCCGATCTACCTGTTCATAAGAAGGACATGttcatccttcttttttttttttttatgaaaaaagaaggaagaagggggtgAAGAGAATCTCACCTGCATAGCAACTCCAAACTGGGTCCCTTCTCCACTGGAGCATGTTCGATTCAGGTCATAAATTTCCGTATGCCCTCTTCAACCATGGTTATCCATGTATGAGTACGCCACCCCAGTACCATTTTGGTTGCCAGCGGCAGTATCACTCCCACCAGCAGCGTTTAGGCATAGGGCATCCGGTCTCCGAATTTAATCGATGTCTGCATATTTCGAACCTGAACCATCCAGGTAGAAGTAAAGCCCCGTTCCCactgggctaccaccttggtggtacATATTCATCCTTCTCTACTCCCCTATCCTCCCCCTTTCCCAAACCCTAATTCATTCGGACTCGATCCCATCGAATTTGGTCCCTTAAAAAAGATTTCAAAGAGTCTTTCGTCCACTCCTCTCCAAGGCGTCCTCCGGCGGCGGTGCAGTGGTCCGTCGGAGCAGCAGGTGAAGGGGGCGGCAtggcgtcggcgcagaagcggAAGAAGTGGACAGAAGAGGATTTAGAGGAGCGGTCGCTGATCGACAAGTATGCGGAGATGGCGTCCAACGGCAGCCTCGCCCGCACGCGAACACGGGAGAAGAAGTTCCGGCCAATCGCCGCCCATGTCAACGCCGGCCACCACGCCGTCGACCCCGTCGCCTACCCCTTCCTCCGGTCCTGGAAGAACGCCTCCACCAAGGTCCAAAATAGGCGACATCTATCTGTGCTTCCTAGTCAAGCAAAAGCTCATCTCCGCCCTCCCTTCCCCATCCGACGGCTCTCACGGTCCCTCCTCCGCCGTCGACTAGGCCGACGGCGTCTCCCACTGGCCCAACTTCCTCCGCTACAAGCAAGTCTTCGGCGACGCCCCGCTCCCCacaaaaacccccaaacctacccccctgccgccgccgccgtcccgTCCTTTCCGGCGGCCATCGATGACGGCGATCTGGAGCTGGGGTTTGGGTTCGActgctgcggcggggaggatggGTTGAGGTCGAAGGTGACGGCCGGATCTGGTTTTGGAGGTGGAGCGCGACGATGGGGGTGCGATGGCTGAGCCCGACGATCGcggaaactgaaaaaaaaaaagaaagaaaaagaaatctgaggattttttttaaaattattacgccaaaaattttaactatctgaaggtttttagttttattgcTGAACTCTTAAATTCCTTCAATCCAAACTCTGATAATAAATTCCACCTGCTGCTACGATGAAATTGCCGCACGCTGTCTTCTGCCATATAAGTTAGTCATATATATTATGCGACAATTCCATTACAGCAATCAGATGAAATTTATAGTCAAAATACAAATTGAACGACGTTAGTAGTTTGAAAATTtactaaattaaaattaaaaaaaaaatcaaaaatttaaattttttatctaattatttttttattattttatttgtcgGCTAGAGACggaaataggatttttattcaTAGGATCCATGGATCCTATAGGATTCGGGCCGTTCCTAATCCTTCCCTAACAGACCCTAATTGTGCGTGCGTGCATGGCTAGCTGGCTCTCTAGCTAGCTATATTGTTTTGATTGTTTGGATTTTCTAATTAACCAAATATTTGTTGCAATGGTTAATATATGAAACATAGTGGCTAATTTCTTCGGATCCTTTTATCAATTCCTAAAAAAATTGGAACTTGTTGTGTCCCACTGCTAAATATTTGTAGATGGCGTTGCTCCAATGAAGATTAGCATATTTGTTTCGTTGATTAAGATTCTGAGAACTGTCAATCTAGTGAAACATGGATCGAGCAGTCCGCTATGCTTGCCaaaaatatcaatttttttacGGCCGAAGCGTGTCCTCCCTTAGACGTTGCCGTCCATTAGCCGTTATTAAATTGAATGGCTCTTCAATGTTGAACCTTCGCGCAAAAGCGTCCAAGTTCGTTGACTCCCACATTCCAGTCTGCTAAAACGGCCTGGAAGCAGCAATTGGCGTGAAACAGAAGGCGCCAGAAAGATTGACCCTCCCAGAAGGGCGTCCAGGTTCTTCCATCGGAGAAAGATGGGCGTCTAGGTTCATTGTACCTCGAGTTCGAGATAATGAAGCGGGCCCCGCGATTCACACCATAGACCTGAGTTCATGTCATGCGAGCATCCGTACGGGGCATCCCGAGGCTGTCCCCGCTTCTCCCATCAGCCTCTGAAACCCAAACAAAATCcccgaggaagagagagaagacgTCGAAAGAGGTCCTGGGGTTCTGATCTCGAATTGGATGTTAGGGTTTTGATTCGAAGAGGACGATCCGACGCCGTTTCTGCTTCGTCATTggatctttcttcctcttctctgagATCGAGGAGACATTTGAGTACCTTTCTCTCATTTTTCTGGTATGTTTTTCCGATTACAGCAATGAAGCCTTTTAGTCTATTGTTTATAGGAAAATCACTGCGTGCGAGATTCCAAGAAGCAGATTACAAAAATTTACGAAGCTTTTAAATTCTACTGTTTTTAGAATATTTTCCCCATTAGATCTAGATGTTTAATTTGTAAGTTTTCCGTTCTGCCAAAATTTTTTCCTCCTACATGCCATGAGATAGTTGAGCAGATCGCTCGGCTGTAGAGGAGATAGTAATTAGCCTTAAAGATGCCACCTTTGTATATATATGGTTTACTCTAGAGAAGTTTCTTTTCCTTCCCTAATGTATTTGAATATATAATGTAGGCTGTGACCATGGTGCTGTGGGTATTTGGGTATGGATCATTGATATGGAATCCTGGATTTGACTTTGATGAGAAAATAGTTGGCTTCATCAAGGACTACAGGCGTGTGTTCGATCTTGGTAAGATTTACTTGTTCGTCAAAAGGATGGCCTAGTGACATCTCTCAAAATCTTAAAGCAACACATAAATTAAAATCCtgcatgagaaaaaaaaaataatgttagcctttttctttgcaGCATGCATAGATCACAGAGGTACACCAGAGAATCCAGCTAGAACTTGCACATTGGAGGCCAAAAAAGGAGCAGTTTGTGTAAGCAGAACTTATTCTTTGCCAGATTGTCTATCTGATTACTTGGCTAGAATCTGTTTTGTAAACCTCAGGTTCTTAATCATGGATTTTTTGGAccgtgcctttttttttttttggtttccaaGTTCTGTGACTTTTGACAGGCAACTGGCTTTTTCTTAGTTTAAGAGGAGGGTACAGTACCCACCTCTGAttttatatatgttttcttAGTTTCCATTCCCTGGTTTGTTACTTTGTTATATGAGGGCATTGATGAAGGGAAAAACCAAAATTGTTACTTGATTCCATTTATAAAAGATCTGTTAGGTCTCCCTGTTTCTATCTTGATTTTATTGTCATGAGGGATATTTGCTAGATTCTCCAGATACATTTATAATTAAATGCTTGCAGAAAGTGCATATATTTCTATCTATGTCTCCTGTTTTTATCATCAAATGTCTCCAATTTTTATATGACTAGATAGGTTAGACACGATGGCtctgggtgttttttttttatttatttcactTTCCCTTAAATACCCTTATTGACCACCTGAAAATTATTCTtatttcaactacttctaatttTATTCTTCCATGTCTggtttgaatatattttttttactcaTATTCATTTGATTAGAAAGCTTTTATAGCATTTAGTAGTAGCTATTCTTCATTGATATGGGAGGATGTGAAACTTCAGAGTACCATCTTAAAATCTGGccttgaaattaaaaaaaaaaatcctggaTTTATTTTTAGTTTATCCAGTTTATACCATACAGCAACTATTTGAAAATGTTATTAGAGTGACCAAGTGTGAGAATTGCTTAGGAAATTAAGATGGTCAACTATCTATATGTACATATCGAAGGATGATAAATCAAAGTAGATAAGCAATTAATGCATTCACAAGCACATGAAAGGATGAACTTACTTGGATATCGATCCATACCTTGCGCTTCCAGATGAGGTAAACCCTCATCTGATGTTTGTCCTCGTCAAGCTCTATACAActtcatttatattatatattcgtGTTTCACTAGAACAGACTTTGATGTGCAGTTCGCAGTCAGTCTTTACAATTTTTCCCTCTCACTCTTGACATGGCTTGTTTCTCTTACAGTGGGGCACTGCATATTGTGTTAGAGGAGACAGAGAAAAGGAAAGGGCAGCAATGAAGGTACAGTTCAATGTGCTGTTTTCTTCAGTTGATTGCTGTTTGATTATTTGATATGTTATCGAGCATTTTTCTTACGCTTCTCAGTATTTGGAGAGAAGAGAATGCGAATATGACCAGAAAACTTCTGTGGACTTTTACAAGGTAAGATCAGAGATTTGCTGTTGTTGATGTCTCAAAGGCCCCTTGAGAGAACTAATTTCTTGATGAACCACTCTCACTCTTCTGTCTGTGGCGTGCATCATTCAGGAAGAAGATCTTCTTAGGCCAGCTGTAACAGGAGTTTTGGTGTAAGATGCTAAACTTTCCTGCTAAATAATATACATTGTGTTGACAAGCTACTTTGGACTGTAATCTTCCGTCGTTGTGAGATTAACAAGTTGTTACTTCTGCAGATTCACATCCACCCCAGATAAAAAGGCCAGCAAGTACTATTTGGGTCCAGCTCCCTTGGAGGAAACAGCAAGGTGAATCAGAAGATTATATTTATTCGAACTCTTTTTCCCCCTGTTCTTTTGAATGATTAGCTTCAGTGGTTGTACTTTTTCTTATCAAGCTCCTTTACTGTGTACTTCAGACAAATTGCTACTGCCCATGGTCCTTGCGGGAACAATAGGGACTATCTGTTTCTTCTGGAGAAGGCATTGTTCAATATAGGTGAGGCTATCTCTTATTTTTTCAACTGAAATTGATCTATGATAAGAGTGGTAACGAGAGGCACTAAAGAAAAGATATTCTATATATATTTCATGTGGGATGAACAACCGTATATATACAAAAAAGAAAACGAACCCCAAACAATATGCATCAAgaatagaaaatatatattgtaTATAATCAAATGTCACATAATATAGTAGAATTAAATCCTACACAATATGCATCAAtaatgaaaaatacatattgtaCCGAACCAAACTCCACATAATATGACAAGAATCAAATTCCACGCAATATACatcaagaaaggaaaataattgGGTGCAAGGCGTGATATTCGTAAAAATATAAGATCCCCATTGATCATTTTTTGTATCGACATTGTTGATTGTGTGGGTTGAGGTTATCCCTCTGGTTAGCTTTTTGCTAATTGCAGGCAATCTACAGTGCTCTTTTCCTGGGTTTCTAAATCCTCTTTCATAAGATGATTTagagtttgttatttgaattcctGAAGTATTCATaagaagaaatggaagaatAATAAATGATGTTTGGATGAGTTAAGAAAGGCAATGGATAATTTTTAGAGCTAATGCAGGTCATCAAGATGATTGCGTGATTGAGCTCGCGAACGAGGTGAGAAAGATAATTGGCAGTTTGAAAGGGACGGGGGTTGTATCTTACGTGCGAAAGGACACACCTTCTTTCATGCGAATCCACCATTGGATGGGGCAATGGCCGCTTAGAGATCTATGTGGGCGGATGAATGGAAaagtttggagtgctttgagatctgtgcaagaTGTGATCCAATGGTCGATGTGGCGAAAAAATATTAATCATTCTTTCACGCAGAAGATACGGCCCGAACCCATTTGAAGGTGAGGATAGCTGAGGTCTCTATCTCCTAGAAGCCCCATGAAGCTCTTCTGCATCCTTTATCCCTTTTCGAAACTACTGTCGCAGTGGATTCTTGATAAGAGGCCAGGAGACAATTTCAGTCGTCGTCCAGCAGATATGGCAGCATCCATGTGTTTGTCTCgtacatttccaatttttcacttGATTGTACACCCTTACTCGGAGCCCCTTGGCAACGCTCTCTATTTTTAACTTGGACTATACATCCTGAATTCAAGTACTTTGAGATCGGTGCAAGATGTAATCTTATCGTTGTGTCAAAGCTGAGTCTCTTCTTGCAATGGATTCTTTCATACTAATTTTTCTCTCCCTCAGTAAAATAACGTCTTCTCAATTTCGATTTTTGGCTtttgtgctctctctctctcgctttctTATGGCTTTTGAAATGCATGCGCAAGGCTACAACACTCTCGTTATGAGGTGGGCGAGGCATCTTAGGAAGGGACAATTTGCTCCGCTTGATGGAATTGCGGTTCCGGCCAAACTCTCCACCTGATGCACCGAGGGCAACAAATAACATACGTTGTCGAGTGCTTTCTCTATCTTTCAACAACTTCTGCAGTTTACATTGAAGCAGCCGCAACAAATTCAAGCAACGGGGCATCCAAATCAGCATTTACATAAGAAAAGACAGCATCAGCAATTCATCATAAAGGCAATTGGTTAGAAAATATGATAAGGGAGAAATTTATTCACATTTGGgtagatgaaagataatgcataCTTCTCGGTGGTTGTACCACAATGCACgaacccccctctctctctctctctctctctctctctctctctctctctctctatatatatatatatatatatatatatatatatatatatatatatatatatatatacatacacacacacacattcgATGAGCCTCCATTCGTCGCATCTACAAATAAGAATGCGACTCTCGGTTATTGAATTTTTATACGTATCCTAAACAGTTGCCGGTCGACCGTGTGGAAAGAGCACGAATGGCCTCGGCATCGTCAGCGGTGGTTGTTCGGACCTTGGGCTATCGTGCTCCGGCGGATTGGATGGCACGAGATCTTCGGCTACAGGACAGGCTGGGATACGACCGTTGAGTCCTTTCAGATGGTGGAGGGTCTCGTGGCCTTCAAATTTTGGAGCAGCATTGATCGGGTAGTTGCGATGACTGGCGGGCTATGGCTGGTGGCCGGTCAACTGCTGGCAATGGAGGAGTGGAGGCCCGATTTCGTCCCCGGCATCAACACGGTGAGTAGAACAGTAATTTGGCTTTGTTTACCCTGTCTTCCCCTAAAATTCTGGGAGGACTCTTTGCTCAAAATTGCAACAGCGACGGTCCGGCTACTAGAGTTGGACGATGTCTCCGACTAGCTCCTGTGAGTAAGGTATGCAAGGGTGAAAATTGAGATCGACGCCCTCAACCCTCTCAAACCGGGGTTGTTTATCCAAGGGAAGCCAACTAAGGTTTGGCAGGCCTTCATCTACGAAGACCTATCGGTCTTCTGCTTTGCTTGTGCCCCGATCGGGCACCTCGAGAGCGACTGCCGCTACCCTGGGCCAGAGCTTGAGAAGGATGGGTTGTCGGGATGCCCTGCTGCGTCGCGGGTGGAGGAGACCTCGGCATGTTCCCCGAGGGAGTCAGGATCGAGGGAGTTCGGAAGCACCAGGCAGCTAGTCTTTGCCCCGTGGATGGCCACAAGCCGTGTCTACTGGCCTAGAGCCGCCGACAACAAGGGTAAGGTGAGGAAGGAGGCTAAGCCCCACCCCCGAGTCGGCCTCGAGTCCGGTTCCTTCCCACTCACGGCCGTGTCCTCCTCAAAATGGGCCGGCTACGCCCATCTCCCCGCCGAACTCGACGGTTGGTAGAAGCCTAAGAAGGTGGGCGGGGCTTGGCAGAGAAGTAGCATGCGGCCGGCGGTCCAACGGAGCATAGGGAGGAGGTGAGTCCGCCTCAACTAGGCGCTGCATCGAGTCTGGATTGCCCAAGTCTGTCTAGCGAGACAGGCCAAGAAGCGGGCATGATGGAAACGGGTCGGGCCCAAGGAGGTAGGGTCGGCCCAGGCTTGGCAGGCCCTAACCACGGGCTAGGCCTCCTGAAACGGGCTAGGAGCCCGTCCAAGAAAAATAGGGGTGGTGGGCTTGTTGGTTGCGGGTCGTGCCAGAGGCCCAAGCCGACCGTGCCAGGCGAGGGCATCTCGAGCCAGGGAGGAGAGAGGCATCATTTTCAGAGCAGGAGCCTCTCTCCGATGGTGCTCAAGGGCGGGCCCCGGTCTCCTAAGGCCGGCAAGGTGAGGGGTGGTGGCAGCCGACCTCGGGTGGCCGGTGTCTTTCCTCTTCACAGCCGACGACAGGAGGTATGGAGGCAGGTGAGGACCATCACGAGCAGGTAGCGCCTGAGGCCATGGTGGATGCCCGGAGGCGGGGGTGGCCCCCGACTTGGGGAAACCGCCGGCGAGTGAAAATACCTCCACGCTCGGGTGGCAGGTGCTGATCGCCACTTCTGTGGTGGATGGGGAAAGTGGGGCAGGGAACCTGGGAGCCGGACAGGCTGAGGCGGGCCCAAGTGAGTTGTGGCATTGGGAGATGACCCAGTTGCTTCAGAGAGTTCTGCAGGGGCCCATGTAGGAGGAAACCGGGCCAAGTGGGGCTGTTGGGAGGCTGAGGTCGGAGGGCTTGGAAGGGCCCTCCATATCTAATTCGGTGGTATGAAGATCCTCTTGTGGAATTGTCGGGGAGCCGGTAAACTTTCGTTCAGGTCGGCTTTCTATAGATTGGTACAACTGCATGATCCTAAGGTATGTGTTTTGTTTGAAATCCGACTGTTCGGAGCTAGTTTGCAGGGGGTGAGACGGTCTATTCCCAACTCCTGGGGTTGGTATGTGGTAGAGTCTCAGAGCCTGTCAGGGGGCATCATTGTCATGTGGAGACTTGGAGGATGCAACCTCGACATATTCCACAAATGCAACTAGTAGATGGTCATGATGATCTCAGAGGGAAATGAACCCCCTTGGGTTCCGTTGGCAGCTTATGCAAGCATGAATTACAAGGAGAGAAGGGTACTGTGGGACGAGGTTACTAGTTTAATCCAGCAGGGGTATCCAGTTTTGGTAGTGGGAGACTTCAATTATATTGACGGCCCGAATGAGAAGCGGGAAGGAGGTGGCCTTGGGTTTACAGGACCGCAGTTCACCTGGTGCAACAACAGACTAGGCCGGGTGTGCGTCTAGGAGAGGATAGATAGAGCTTTTGCCTCGCCCGATTGGATCCAGCAGTTTTCGGACTTTCGGTGCGGTATCTTCTCCGAATTGCCTCAGACCACTGCTCGATTCTGATGAGTACTTCGCATCCTGTTTTGGTTCGTAGCTCTTTTCCCTTTGAGTAGGTCTGGCTTTCCTACCCACGATCGTGAGAGGTGATGCGGGAGGCTTGGCGGATGCTGGTGCAGGGAGATGTCATGTAGAGAGTCACCCACAAACTTGAGGTAACTAGATGATGGCTACTTAGGTGGAATCGAGAAGAGGTGGGGAACATCTTCAAAAGGATAGAGGAAGCAGAAGCAGCTATTATTAGGTTATAGTCTCTTGAGGAATGATAAGGCAGCCTATCTGATGGAGAGCAGATGGACCTCAGAGCCATGTTGTCTAGATATCACTCCCTCCTGAGGCAGCATGAGTTTTTCTGGAGACAGAAGTCCTGCATTTAGTGGATCAGGAAAGGTGATCGGAACATGAGATTTTTTCACCAGTCGACCATGATCCGAAGGCAGCGGAACAAGGTTTGTAGGATTAGAGACATTAGTGGGTAGTTGACTGAAGACCCCGACACTATCAGACAGACACTGGAACAATTCTTTCGATCTAGGTAGACTGATCATGGGGGTGGCTTTGGAGGAGTTATGCTAGTTCCAACGGTGAGAGTATCTGAGCTAAGAAACATATTTGGTCAATCCAATGATGATGGTAGAGGTTCGGAGGCCGTTTGGTTCTTGGGTGAGGACAAAGCCCCAGGACCGGATGGCTTTCCTCCAGTTTTCCTTAGGAGGTACTGGCATATCATCGGGTAAGAGGTATCGACAGCTATCCAGCAGTTCTTGTCGGCGACGATGCCAGATGAGTGAAATAGGACCTTTATCACCCTGATTCCTAAAAGACCGGATCCTGCGGAGCCGGGCTACTTTCGCCTGATTAGCATGTGCACCACCCTCTACACGACTATCGCGAAGATTTTGGTTCGGAGGATGAGGGTATCTTGCCTAAACTTGTCTACCTGGAGAAGGGGGTCCTTGTTGGCGGCCGATCCATCTTTGATAATGTACTCATTACTCAGTAGTTCATGTCTGATCTCCAAAGGGCGTCGGGGTGCAGGAGTTTGATGGGCGTCACGCTAGATATAGAGAGAGCTTATGATAGGATGATGTGGGACTTCGTGGCTCAGTCACTAGAGTGCTTTGGCTTTCACCCACTTTAGATAAGGTGGATTCAGGATTGCATCCACACCCCATCCTTTGTCCTACTGATGAACAGCTCCACATTGCAGTTCTTCGTGTCATTGGTGGGATTAAGGCAGGGGTGCCCTTTGTCACTACTTCTATTCATCATCTGCGCGAATTACCTATCTAGAGTGCTTTAGCTAGTATCAACGAGGCAGGAGATGGAAGCTTACAGGCCAGTGCCGGACTcagctcagatttttcatctgctATTCGTGGACGACTGCTTGTTGTTGGCCTAGAAGACGATGAGATTGGCTATGGCACTCCGGAGGGTGCTGGAG encodes the following:
- the LOC103701451 gene encoding gamma-glutamylcyclotransferase 2-1 isoform X1, translating into MASAQKRKKWTEEDLEERSLIDKYAEMASNGSLARTRTREKKFRPIAAHVNAGHHAVDPVAYPFLRSWKNASTKAVTMVLWVFGYGSLIWNPGFDFDEKIVGFIKDYRRVFDLACIDHRGTPENPARTCTLEAKKGAVCWGTAYCVRGDREKERAAMKYLERRECEYDQKTSVDFYKEEDLLRPAVTGVLVFTSTPDKKASKYYLGPAPLEETARQIATAHGPCGNNRDYLFLLEKALFNIGHQDDCVIELANEVRKIIGSLKGTGVVSYVRKDTPSFMRIHHWMGQWPLRDLCGRMNGKVWSALRSVQDVIQWSMWRKNINHSFTQKIRPEPI
- the LOC103701451 gene encoding gamma-glutamylcyclotransferase 2-1 isoform X2; translated protein: MVLWVFGYGSLIWNPGFDFDEKIVGFIKDYRRVFDLACIDHRGTPENPARTCTLEAKKGAVCWGTAYCVRGDREKERAAMKYLERRECEYDQKTSVDFYKEEDLLRPAVTGVLVFTSTPDKKASKYYLGPAPLEETARQIATAHGPCGNNRDYLFLLEKALFNIGHQDDCVIELANEVRKIIGSLKGTGVVSYVRKDTPSFMRIHHWMGQWPLRDLCGRMNGKVWSALRSVQDVIQWSMWRKNINHSFTQKIRPEPI